Genomic segment of Colletotrichum destructivum chromosome 5, complete sequence:
TGCTCTGTGTCTGCTTGCAAGTTATGGTTTCGGGACCTTTTCTAACAGGGCTCCTGTGGAATTGTTAGCGAAAGCTGCCGTGGCTTTTGAGAGGCAGACAAGGTCTGCCGAGTTTGGAGAAAGAGCACCGAGGTCCTCGGGGAGCTGCACTGGTGCGTTCGTTGCGAACACAGCATCTTTTTTGAGTCTCATAATGTCATTGGCCCAAGAAAGCCGGGGGAAAGCACATCGTGTTACTCGAAAGCTCGGGTTGCCAGCGCAAGTAGTCAACCAGCGCAACAGCAGGCAAAAGGGCATCTGCGAGACGTgggaggcgacgaggcccaAGGGAATATCGGCTACTACATCTCCCGCAGTATGTGTCAAAAGAGTTAATTGCCTATAACGACTGACTTCCATGCGGAAGTACCTTCACTGTCCACAGCTTTACCCTATGGCTGCCTCTCATTTCATGTTCCCAACAGCCTAGATGCGGTGTCCAACACAATGATATCGTATGTAGAGGACGTGCCTTGTACAACCACAAACGTGGGAATTCCACCAGTTCCGTCTAGAGGGCCGCAAACGTTCAACGGAGTCCCTCCAATGAATTCATCCGTCACCGTTACCGACCGTTCCGTTCCCCGGGTCCCGAAACCGTGGTCAGCACAGCCGGCTCAACCCGAAAGCCAGGAGCATGGTCACAGGACGACGTGGCAGGTGCCCCCGCGAACAAGGCAGATCTACTCCAAGTACTCTGGTATCAAGCACCCGAGTGATACCCCACCCTTGACCGGGCAACCATGGTTTAAGCTGCCGCGGGAATCCTCAGCAGCGGTAATTTGCGATCCCGGTAAACTCTCAGCTTGGTCATGGCTACCGAACAGTTGCTAACCAAGGAAATCGTACGCTACACTGCCAAGTAAGGAGGTGTACCTAGACCCTCCCACCAAAGTACGTCCTGGAGACAGGCTGTGATCACCTGCAGCGTCTTCGCTCTAGCGTAAAGTAGTTCCAGAAGTCTGGACCCCGGAAGGCATACAGTAGACGACAGGCACAGCGGTGTGGCCTCTGACGAACGATCACGGTTGCGTTaccgagaccgagagcgCGCATCCTCCCTGCCACCCGGTATCCGATCATGTGTGGTGGACGCCTCACCCGTCACGACGGCCGGCAAGCCTCATGCGGCGTTGAAGTATAGATCCGAAAAGGGGGTCCAGCGCCGGAACCGAGTGGACAGACGCCGACCGCAAAGTCAGGGTCTCGGGTGGTTTGTGGTGGCAGCAGGCGAGCGGGCCCGGGCAGATTCTCTCGTATGCAAAGTGAGAATCGCATCCCACTTTGCCTTCCCCGAAGATGCCTGTTCCATTGTCTCGGTTTCCCGCGAACGGCGGTGCGGCGCCTACACGACTCGGGTCGCGGCATACGCTATCTACCATGCCTATTCGGTATAGTAATCGAAAACcatgagggggggggagtaGCCCAAGAATTGCCCTTGCTCCTTCCCGAGACGGGGATCCTGTGATCGGCAGACGGGACTTACGAGGACTATTTGAGTGGTTAGGACGCGGGTCTGAATCCTAAACCGTCCCAACCCCTAAACAATCGGGCCCTGGGGGTGGAAACGCCGAATGAGAAAGAGTCACTTTTCAAGTTGCGAGCTCTCCGTCCCTGTGATGCTCCCTGCTGGTATCATGAAGTTGGGGTGGGCAAACATGCCTGGCATACTGGGGTAGTGGAGTTACGCCGGACCCCGAGGTGACAAATCCGGCCTGGCCATCCCGCATCCGGCTTATTAGTCGTTTTTGCAAACAGCGCCTTTGCTGTTTCACTGATCGTGCTTGACCTTCATGGGCCACAACGAATGGGCTGACTGATCGGCGAAACAGTCGCCCCTTTTTTTCACACAACTGTCAACTGTCTGCTGACTGTTACTGGTCACTCGTAAGCACCCCCTGGGGCAGCAATTTGGGCAAATTTCTAGGGATGCATCCCAAGAATTAGAACCGTCTGACAACCACTTCGGGGAACCTCCCAGGGCCAGCCATCCTGGACCATCCCGCCGGCTGTCACTGCACTGCGTTGACCTTGACTGGCGTTCACTCGGAACCGAGGCTCCGCGCCCGCACGGAGACAAAAAAGCGGAGCGCGGGAGAGGAGCTTGCGGAGGCCGCATCCCAGACCTCAGCTTCCTCCGGTGatgacacacacacagagcCCTTGAAACCGTATCAGCCCTTCCACAGGTCACAGGCCATCGCGTCGCAACCCTGTGGCTTCCAAAACGCAGATGAACATCTCGCCAAACCTCGCGCTTGCAACTGGACCCATCCCGGCAGCGTGTCGTACCCAGCGCGGTACCGCTTAACCTTAAGTTCTTGCTCATTCCCCCCGTGTGCCTGCTGGCTCGGAGTTGTGCCAGAGGGCGCCGACTGCCACCGTGTTCAGCGGTCGGGGGCAACCATCTTTTTACAATCTttcgtccttctccttccctGATCCCCCTTGCCAAGAAAGGATGAACCACGACTCGCGCAGACCGCCGCTCGTTATTTGACCCGTCGACAATCGACTTTTACCCTTTCTCGTTATCTCCAGTCATCCAATCGACATTCACCGCTTGCGCCTGCCCACTTTCCGTAGCGAAAGTTGGTCCGGTCCTTCATGTGAGGGGCAGCAAGCAGGATCTGCGGCAACATCTTCGTCTGGAATTTGCCTCGCACGAGTGAGGTTATCGACCTACATGTATTTACTGCTGTTGCCTGGACGCGGCTGACGCGAGTCAAGAAGCTTTAACGGACATCGACGGAGAATTAAGCCTGAGCAGCAAAGCCCCGAGTCACCTCTCCGGCCCAGGCTCCACTGCGATCAGGTAGCTGTTGGAGGTTTCCTCCAATCTCTGCTGTAAGCTTCAAGCCATCATGTCCAAGGTTTTCTTCGCGGGCAAACCAGACTTCACTATGTAGGACAGACGATGAGGTCCCGGCTCGGACGAGCGATATCCCCTGAGAAGCTCGTCTGACGGCATGCCCGTAGGTCTGGCTGCATTGTCAGCGTGTTCCTGAATAGACTGAAGCTGCTAACGAAGTAAATGTATGGTCGGATTCGAGGCTGTGGTTTTCAGGTAGCACCTTCGCTGCTGACGTTGGGTTCAACGAGAGCCGCTCTCCCTCTTGGTCGACTTGTCAAGTCGAGACCGAGACAGAGTCACTTATAGCCAATGGCTGGTTGACCGTAAGCACAAAAGGCCGGTTGGAACTCTGGAAGAGACATTGGCACTGGCCTTGTCCTATTTGCTTGCTTCGCTTGCCTCCGCCGTAAGCTGACGGGCTTTTTTCCATCACGAGACAGTGTTCCACCTCGCATTCTGCGACATACTGAAGCATACCGTTGTGCGACTCGGCAGAGGCCTGGTCCGATTAAGGTGCTTATAGTGGTGACAACAGCTTGTTGGCGTGACCCGAACGACTGGCACTTAGCTTGCCAACGCGACATGATATTCTACAGGATATCTGTAGCCTGGTAAAGGAACGAGACGCCTCTATCAACACGCCGCGGGTCGGTTAAGGGGCGGGGAAGATTATTTGAATACCCTAGTTGTGACGATGATCCACCAGTTGGAGATCCGATAAACACTACCTCTGAGGTACCAGCGATGCAGTGTTCATAGGGCGGGTAGTGAAGACGACGCTGTACCGCATGCACGAGGTCGACGTCTCTCTCCCGAGCAAAGGAGAGAATATTGCGATACTCGCCAAGGACCGCTCTAGGTTTTGGAGTTTCGCGGATTGAGTACAGGTTATGGCCTGGCACCAGAGTTTGCCGGCAAACAGGGCAGTGTGGGCGATAGTTTCGATAGTCGTCACCTGCTGGTTGACGGCGGATGATATATGTAGTACAGATATACATACTGTACGCAAGGTTATGATCGAGGCTGATTAGCAGTCCACGAGGGTGGCACAGTTCAGGGGATAGGGTCTAATCTCAGTTGCTGCGGAACGTCGCCCGAGGCGGTGCTCCTGGTAAATACATTGTGTATCAGACACGGCCCATGATTGCCAAGGACCCGGTGGGATACAAACAGAAGGTTCCTCGAACGCGAAGGCATAACATACCATGACAAATCTTGGGGACGTGAGACTCGAGCCATGTCACTCGAAGTCTCGCCAGGTACTTTGGGTTGACTACGACCGACATGCTGCTGCGCCAGCGTCTCTCGCATGGTGGGCCCAGACCGGCCCCGAAATCCCATAGACAATTTCGCGCATCGTCCAGATACAGCGTACGATGGCGGCGTGCGTACAGCAAGAAAAGGGCGGGGCGGGGACAATTTGGCATGGCAAGGTGGTCTTGGTGATGGTTTGACAAGACAGAAAGCATAGGCCATGTCTTGGTCACGGTGAGATGGATGACGAGATGCCAATACGGCTTTTGCAGGGCGCCAAGAGGAAGACCGGCGACCCGTTTGGGAAGCAAAGAATAGGCCAAGACAGTGGGTTCGATGAGAGATGAACAAGGTTGGGGTTGCGTTTAGACGTGCAGGGCTGGTTGCCCGGCTAATGGCCTAGATACTCTATTCGGAGGCGGTAGTATTACTACCCACCACTACGGTTGCTTTTGGGACCTGGCCGAGCCACAGACATACTCGAAAAGCTCGCATCGAGTTGTGGTTGGCGAGAGCCGGGTGTGCGGCATGGTTGCGTAGGTAACTAGCCTGCAGTGGTGGCTGCAGCACCCGTACTTACTTCGTGGCAGAAACGCGAGCTCaggttgaggttgaggttgaTGTCTCGACCACGAGAGCGAAAACGAGCAAGGGGAGACGAGTAATGCGAGGAACGCGAAGGGACATGGGGAAAATACGGCGATACGCgtgttgggggggggggagactgAGACTGAGCGACCTGAAGAAGGCAGTTTCTATGCGTGCAAGGCAAGGAAGGTCACCTCTACTCGCCCATCTTTGCCCAGGCACCCAGGTAATggtagtaggtaggtaggtacctggcTACACGACAAGCGAGCGGGCTGTGGTTGACGAGTCTTGCTGCATCCCGCGTATTTATTCCAGTGCAGCTTGTCCATCTATACTACATACAGTACGGATGCGGATAGTTTCTCTGGATACTGTTGTTACTAGGCCATTACGGAAAGTGCGAGCTCCGAGGGAGGTCGGAGTGGTCCGTCACTGGTGGCACCATGCAAGGTGGCAGACTGGGAATACGCTCGTCACCATGGGTCGACAGCGAGAGCCAGCTGCGCTGCTCAAGGgtctgctgccgctgccgtttAGGGCTGCTTTCGTACCAAGTACGGTGTATCCGCACCACCGCCGGGCGAAACTACGGCTAAGTCCCGGGCGGATCGACAGAGGGAACAACAGACGGCTTCCTTCTTGCAAGTTCCAGCGCTCATGATGCGCCACCGGGTCCCTACGCCGTCCGTCCTTTCTCCAACTCCTCCTCGGACCCGAGATGCCTCCATGGACTATGTATGCCTCGCTTCATCCATGCATGATTCGACAACAAACTACTACCGACTAGGAACCCCGCAAACAACATGTGACAAGAATACTTTTAAACCCTGTACGCGTGAAGAGTATCCCCCGGATAACGGAGGGGCCCGCGTGTACACTTGCACTTTTGTTGACGCGATCCCTCCCGACCGACGGCGTGGGttgctggccgccgtcaacaTGCCGCGGACTCTTACGTACCGGCACCCCGAACCCGCGGACCGCAATGTCCCCAAAAATACCAAGGGGGCCAAGACAAGCGCCAATCAAACACGCGCCCCAATGTGTATTGACACTGCTTGTTCGCACTGTACGGTAACGGACGGACACCGATATGCATCCTCGACCAAGCGCAAGCGCGCCTTGTCCTTTCATCACGGTCACGCAGGGAACCGAAACTTTCTCTCCTTGTTTCTGCCCCCAAATCTGCCCAACGTCGTGTCATTTGCTGCTGCGTCGCCTATTCATTCGCCTTGGCTTCAACCCTAAATGCCTCTATCCCACCAAAACTTAATTATCAATGACCATTGGCCCGACCGCCAAGCTGGGAGGTCCTCGCCGGTCATTCGCAGCTCTTGGGCTCCGGCGGCCGATCGACACCCCGGTCCGGCACCGCCAGCTACCTACCGATGGCACTTGCACAAAAAGGCCCGCCTTTGCTTTCACAACTTTTCCATCAGTAGTGGCACATCCTCTGCGATCGCCTGCCTAAATTATGGGGCACCCCCTTGTCAGGCTGTCAGCGGTGGGACCACCTACCACGTTGGCGGTTGGTCATCAAGCCCGTACGAAAACCCCATTTCTCTACGATCCCGACCATGTGGACAGAGTGGGACGGCGCAAGACTGTGTTGCAGCCCGACTGGCTGCTTGCAACTATGGAGCAATAGAAAGAAAAAGtcgagaagagagggaacaGTCAATCAACAGAAACAGTCAATCTCCCGCACCTTCTGACGGCGGAATTGACCCACCTCCCTGCCTTTCTCATAGGGCGAAAGGCCGAGtgcgagagagaaagagagagagaaagagagaaggcgATGCGACCGAGAGGTTTCTTCGTTAGGTTTGACCCGGACCAAAGTGATTTGCCTTTGGGGAAAAATTAGAACGGTAATCACACGTCGACAGGGACAGCATTAGATAGACCAAGTCTACCATTCAAAGCCGCCGGAAACTTACGTACACACAGCGCATTTCCTTGGCGAGGAAAATGGACTTCTTCGAACCCCAAAATGCCCCGCTGACAAAGCGTCTCGAACACTCTCTTCCATCAAGCCCTGACGCAGGGGTTCCCCGGTTTGTGGTCAAGCCAGACTCGTTAGATATTCGGCCCAAGTCGACATGCGAACTCACAAGGCGCCATTTACTATTGACCGGCACTTGTTTGAGCCCGCTTCAAACACAGTAGTCGGCCAGGTTTCGAGAGTccgtggacgacgacatgcGCCCGCCGGCTCTTGCCCAAAGCAGCAGTTGCTAGCAGGAAGCCAAAGAAAAATGAAAATAAAAATTAAAAATTCCACTCAATTCCAAAAATCAAACAAAGACGACAAGGAGtggttttttccccctttccttcCCACAAAAAAATCGACTTATCATGGGTCACGCCCGCCTGTCGGACCGCGGGGTTTACAAGTCCCCGTCCCGCCCTCCGTTACAAACGCCGAGATCATATTTCGATTTCCAACCACCGAGTTTGCCCCTCCTTCCcatctcttttcttttttcttcctctttgtTAGCGCTCCAAAAGGTGTAATTACAcaaccacccccccccccccccttgccctcTTACCAGCGCCACATGTCCTTttcccatcaccatcgcaTAAACCGCGCCCTGAGCTTCCCGCGTTAAATGGAAACATGAGCTGTGGAGAGAACTGTATTATGGGCTCTGTGGGATCGTAGGGCGGACGGGTTCAGACGGTTTCTTTCCCCGTTCTGACTCCTGCAGCCTATCCGCCGTTCACATCAACACGAACACCCTATCCTCTGGAattctcttcctcgtctcggTTGTGTCTATGTGCCGTTGTCTCGTGGCATTTGCGTCCTGTCATGAACCACGCAGAACACTGTCAACACTCTGCTGCGTCCGCCCCTGCGCTCCAACCCCGGCCGCCCCTTGATCGACCGACAAGGATTACAGGCGGGTACACCAAGGGGTATCCTTTGTCCAGGACCGAACCAAGTGTCCCAAGACACACTATCTGAGTGGCTTAGAGGTGAGGGGCGTGACGACGACTTACCAAcccgccggccgccgtctcggcggACCTGGGGAATCCATTTCGTCCGCCTCCGACGGCAGCTGTACGACACCGTTACGCCTGCCGATGTGCACCACAACGAGGGGGCGTGCTCATTTCACGTGGAAGCGGATGTAGGGGGGGGCGAGGTCATGTCAACACTACATAGTCATGACAGCTTTGTTGTTTCCGGCCCCCCAATCCCCATTCGAGACTGCTGGCAACGCTGCCGTAGTGTGTATTTACAGGCAACTCCAGGTGCTGTGAGTGTACTGTCGATCAAACCAGCGGCCAAGTGGGACCGCCAGAAGCTTGAGGAAAGTGCGAGATCAAGTTTTGGGGACGGGGGGTAAACATCATGTTCGACGCCGGTCGCTTCTTCAAGCTGGGTACGGTGAGGCCAGGCCCATTGTTCGGTCGTCcgcttcggcggcgcctgGTTGCGAAAATATGccagagagaaagagagagccGTGACGTGGAGACCCCGTGGCTCACCCCCCCCGcctccttccctccttgACAACTCTGAGCGTCGTATTCGCTCCAAACCCTCCTCGATGAGAGaacaagggggggaggggcttggTTGTGGGCGGCGCACAAATAGCAAAACTTAACGGAGCTGGCTCCTGGTGCTCTATTTCCCTTCCCAATGTGCATGCTAgcgggaggggaggatgAGGGGAGGTAGGctgagtgtgtgtgtgtgtttgtggCGCTTGGAAAATCTTCCCCGGAACGCATGTGGCAAGAATAGTTCGTCAATTGATTCTTGCGAGACAACGGTTTGCGTGAGACGCCATAACACCTGCATTCCGAAAGTTTAACTGTAAAGAATTTGGAGAAGGAAAGgatgagaagaaaagaagaaaaaacccTTTGGGGATGGAGAGAAGGTTACACGATACCTTTGCTCGACTCACTCGGTCCAAGTTCACCTGGTAAAAACAAAATGCTCTTCACAaaagttttttttttttttttaatttGAACGATATCATGAGAAAATTTCCGAGGGGACTGGGCAGCCTGGGCAGCATTTTGCATTGTCACTTTATTTATTCCACCGGGACGCGGTCTTTTGTGTCGTATTCTTGGTTGAAGGAGTTGTGGTTTGGTATTTTTCTACGTCTTCTTTTGCCCAGAAGCCAAGGTACTCtgaccccccctccccctcgctCTTGCGCACAGGCTTTATGCAAGCTTCTGTGTCCGTCCCAACTCTCTCCAAGGCAGACAGAGATAGATAGGGAGGCGGGCAaggggcgacggcgatgagtGAACCTAAACAGATAAACCCCACATCGTCAGGCCATGCGAAGCGACTAACGTTGTCCGAGCCTGGCCACGATGAGACAAAAGAGAAACGTAGACAAGAAAACAGACAAGAAATAAGAGAATTGTGTACAATGGTGGAAATTCGGTTTGCGCGTTGCGCGCATCGATGTTTCGTGACGTGGAGTCGTTGACCGTTCGGTCCCCCCTTTCATTCAGGCCCCCTCGATGATTAATCACTTCGAGTGATGAGCAGAAACCCCAACCGAAAAGCCATATCCGTCAACGCCTCGGTATCGCCGCAACGTCTCTCTCGCGAGTAGAACCCATGGTCCCGATAAAACAGTGAAAACAAAAATCAACGCCTTCGCGGTGTATCGTGCAACAACGCCAGATAAACGTGAACCTTTGCCCCGGTTCTTTTGCGCCCAATGTCATCGCCCGGCCCGAACCCAGCTTCTATCTCTCATGATCCCATAATTAAAAAGCGCCCAAAGGCTCCAAATATCGGCTGGGTTACAATCGCAATGGCTCTCCGTCGTAGCCTCCGTAGATCATTGGGTCGCCCATGCCCATCATGACTTCCGGATTTGGGCAGTTGAGGACGTGAGGCTTGATGGTTCCAAATTCAGACTCGATCAGGCCCTGGTTGAGCATGTCCATATTGGTGAGAGCACCCGGGTGCTGGAAGAATTGTTGCGTGAGGTCCATGGAGGGGGGCGCCGATTGCCTGGGCATGTTCCATTGCTGGTAGGCGTTCATAGGCGGCGACTGGTTTTGTTGCTGGAACATAACAgcggccgggtcgacggGCGAGGCGACCGAGTCGACGTCGAATTCGGTGTAGCCCGTCGAGAAGCTCTGCGGCGACATGGTCATCGGGTTGTTATGGCCGCCAAAGACAGCCTTACGGTAGTCGGCCTCAAACTCGGAGTGGTCGATCTCGGAAGAGCTGGCGCGGTCTGATCGTTCGCAGCTAGAGGTCGAGTCGACCTCGATCTTCATCGCGTTCTCGACGTCGCGTTCCTTCTGTTGCTCCTCCAGTTGACGCGCCAGCTCGGtcaggccggcctcgtcctcgggaAAGACTGAATGCACCGGCAGGTCGATGTCGCTGTTGGGGCGGATGCATCCAAGCTTCTGAGCAATGTTGTGGATGACGGGTTGCCCTCTATCATTGAGTTCGGGTTCGCCCAGGTCCCATTGTTGTTGATTCCTGACCATGGAGTAGAGCTTGTGGAcggtggcgatgagggcAAACTGAGTGTGCTCGAGGACTTCGGCGTATCCCCTAGGGAGCTGCTTGTATTCCGTCTTCTTGCGGACGCCGGCGGTGCAAACGAGGCCATCGTCCTTACACCTCTTACAGGGGAACTCTCCATCGCACTAGATATGGGGTTAGATAATGGGCGGCGGGTGAGAAGGGTAGAcggcgggcgaggggcgCATACCTTTGTCTTCTTCATCCGACATCTTTCACAGGCCTTCCATACTCTTTTGTGGCGGCCATCGGCAGACATGCCTTGCGAAGCATGGTCGTGATGTTGTGTAGCGTTGTGAGGGCTGGCGCGCTTGGCGGTGTGGCGGTTGGGCTTGATGGACTTGGAGCTGGATGAGCTCTTCCTAGACTTTTGGTCCTCCAACGGAGGGGTGGGCAGGCCGCTTCCCATTGTGGATGATTAACAGTTGTGAATTGGTATACGGacaagggagagggggaaggatAGATGGATTTGTGGCAATGTGGAAAGCGTTGTAGCTGATGTAGACGGAGGGGCAAACTGCGTATAAGTGCGAGAGAATGTAGACGGGTGCCGTGTAAGTGAAGTATATAATAGCGAGAACGAAAAGTGCCCCAGTCAAGGAAAGATAACCACAAAGGTAGAAGGGTCGGGATGACACAGCCCAGAGTCCGCGGCGCTGGGGTCGACAGGGCGGGAAAGTCAGCACGACAAGGTACCGGGGGTGGGAGGGTGTTGGCAAATTATTAATGTCGAGCAGCAACGGGGAGCCGACGGGGAGTAGACGGGGTGCGTCTATTGTGCGCGCGCGAGAGATTATGTGATGCACAAATCAAAAGGGCCTCGGGAAGCTTTTTGGGGGGGTTGATAGAGTTCGGTCGCTCGCAATGCTCCAAGTATGACAGGGCAGGGTGTGTGCGGTACGTATAGGAAGGCAGGTTGGTAGGAGGAGTTGCGTgcgcgggtgcgggtgcgggtgcggtGCGGATACTGGCGCTGACACTGGCGCTGGTGCTGGGCTCTGGCTGCTTCTGGTGTGGATTCGCTGGCCAGGTCTGGCATTAACGGTCGGCGACGTCTTTATGTCCGAGGTGCGCGGGCGGGCCCAGTGACTGAGCGagttgtggttgttgtgAAATGGGACGGGCCTGTGAAGAGGGATCCCTGGTTCCGTTTTGTGCTCGATCAAGTACCGGTATGCGTGTACGTGCGTGTCACCGGTACGTAGTCAAGTTGTGGGATGTAGCCTGTCGTAGCAGCGCGCTAGCAGCCTTTTTGGTGAACTAGCCGCCTGGAAGATCAAGTCCGCAGCGGAGTTCAGAAAAGTGTGAGGGAAGGAATTGGTGTTTGATTTGCAAGCCGTCGGTGTGCTGCCGATATGGCGGCGGGGTGTTGCTGACTGCAGAATGGACGTGTCTCAAGCAGATGGGCCCCTTTTCTCTGTTCGCCGATACCTGTCTGTTGACGGCCAACGTCTTATGggtttttattttttttgcGGGCGGATAAATGCgggagatgatgatgctAATAATGATGTGAATGATGGGAGTTTTTTCACCAAAACAAGTCTGTCTTCGCAGGCATGAAATCGACGTCTGGATGGATCGAGGTGGCCTTTTTAACCCCCAAAATCATTACATCAGACCACGGAAGCGATCAACGTCAGGTCGGCGGAGTTGAGCTGAACGGTGATCAAGGTCCCCGATTCGAAACATGAGCAGTCTGTAACTCCGTTGTTAGGTGACTGACCCCGATCGGACGGGACATCCTGCCGCGTCTTATACAGTAGTGTCCAGGAAACAGGGCTATCCAGAGCTCTGGCGGGATCCCGAAATGCGAACTTTACATGTTGTGTGGGCTTGGTCCTGATCGAAAGATGACATAACACTGCGACTCTGGTAGCCATAGGCCTAGTCCAGGCCGTCCTCCATCTGCCTCGGGAAGTGCTGGACAAGAATGAACGAAATGGTACCGCTGGTCGCGAAAGTGGATTGTGCGATGTGCGAAGACAAGGCTCGTAATGGTGTTGTCAAGGGGCAGGCCAGGTTCGGGTTTAGGTTGTGCGGATTTGTCCTGATGACTGACCGGTACATGACGATACTTCGGGTGTGGAGGTTGCTAAGTCTCCGAGGACCGTTAAGGTGAGTAAGCTCTCTCTGCATGGATGACAGAGCCAAGGAATACAGCGAAATGGCAGGGAAGGAAAAAGTGGCGCCTCGCACCGAGAGTGACAAAATCGCTCCGAACCCACTCCACCCCCACTCCGCCGTGCTCGACCGTATGCCGTAAGGCTCACTCGTTCTGACCCGACGCCGGCACGCCTTTCCAAGAGACGCTGCGCGTTTTGGTGGTAGA
This window contains:
- a CDS encoding Putative zn(2)Cys(6) fungal-type DNA-binding domain-containing protein, with translation MGSGLPTPPLEDQKSRKSSSSSKSIKPNRHTAKRASPHNATQHHDHASQGMSADGRHKRVWKACERCRMKKTKCDGEFPCKRCKDDGLVCTAGVRKKTEYKQLPRGYAEVLEHTQFALIATVHKLYSMVRNQQQWDLGEPELNDRGQPVIHNIAQKLGCIRPNSDIDLPVHSVFPEDEAGLTELARQLEEQQKERDVENAMKIEVDSTSSCERSDRASSSEIDHSEFEADYRKAVFGGHNNPMTMSPQSFSTGYTEFDVDSVASPVDPAAVMFQQQNQSPPMNAYQQWNMPRQSAPPSMDLTQQFFQHPGALTNMDMLNQGLIESEFGTIKPHVLNCPNPEVMMGMGDPMIYGGYDGEPLRL